A section of the Stenotrophomonas acidaminiphila genome encodes:
- a CDS encoding 30S ribosomal protein S20, producing the protein MANIKSAKKRAKQTVVRNARNTAQRSMLRTAVKKVIKALDANDAAGAEAAFAVAQPILDRFSARGLIHKNKAARHKSRLTARIKALKAA; encoded by the coding sequence GTGGCCAATATCAAGTCCGCCAAGAAGCGCGCCAAGCAGACCGTTGTGCGCAACGCGCGTAACACGGCTCAGCGTTCGATGCTGCGCACCGCCGTCAAGAAGGTGATCAAGGCTCTGGATGCCAATGACGCCGCCGGCGCCGAGGCTGCCTTTGCTGTCGCCCAGCCGATCCTCGACCGTTTCAGCGCCCGTGGCCTGATCCACAAGAACAAGGCCGCCCGTCACAAGAGCCGCCTGACCGCCCGCATCAAGGCCCTCAAGGCCGCCTGA
- a CDS encoding RNA polymerase subunit sigma-24, with protein sequence MREQREPLRAFLRARGAGEEDAEDIVQDCMERLIRYRGHPHTELKLLLYRIARNRLADRGRSPLAAPHLPLAEQDLPTEAPFATPGPLRQAESGQMLNALRQALLKLPERCREVYLLNRITGMSYSQIARHRGITAKTVEKHVARALQGLRRELGADAFGMGGDE encoded by the coding sequence CTGCGCGAACAGCGCGAGCCGCTGCGCGCCTTCCTGCGCGCGCGCGGCGCCGGCGAGGAAGACGCCGAGGACATCGTGCAGGACTGCATGGAGCGGCTGATCCGTTACCGCGGGCATCCACACACGGAGTTGAAGCTGCTGCTGTACCGGATCGCGCGCAACCGCCTGGCCGACCGTGGCCGCTCGCCGCTCGCCGCGCCACACCTGCCACTGGCCGAACAGGACCTGCCGACCGAGGCGCCGTTCGCCACGCCGGGGCCGCTGCGCCAGGCCGAATCCGGGCAGATGCTCAATGCGCTGCGCCAGGCGCTGCTGAAACTGCCCGAGCGCTGCCGCGAGGTCTACCTGCTCAACCGCATCACCGGCATGAGCTACAGCCAGATCGCCCGCCACCGCGGCATCACCGCCAAGACCGTGGAAAAGCATGTCGCGCGGGCCCTGCAGGGGCTGCGCCGGGAACTGGGTGCCGACGCGTTCGGCATGGGCGGGGATGAATGA
- a CDS encoding TonB-dependent receptor, with protein MGTLIDRLRPTLLCLALLAVSPAMAAPAGEKVEYRVARGPLVQALREWSRQGDTPLLFDARELAGLDSAGVEGTLPPVAALEHLLQGLPVRLARSPAGIFTVRRQQAARRPVRKPTAAPAAVAAPVVTAPEVELAPLHVTGSRLPRTSLQTTMNVEVIERDDIRRSGYGSLFDLLRHLPGMNGRPPVEGARDGDSPYLPGGAAAATSLDGMGPRATLFLVNGRRLPRYPMVSLQQGALTDLGGLPLSFVERIELVRGGASAIYGADAMAGVVNIVLRDHADGPEAMLQTGTSNQGDGAQYRVQAATGNGAAGDDWFLGIDLQRADHVAGDRRGWHRERQRYPIGLLTRDGYYLPAYLCPSGMREDSGCWYDSSRPRSLQPAASTAAAYGHWRHDAGNGLHAHAELRASLARQRYELGPTAAALRLADGSLINHVFQEGGSVRPAVRSLELDLAAGIGRDRGDGGWEAGLGRQRSETTLSTEGAVRTARLFDAVADGYIPGFTALDPALRAQLFPRSRNRGRTDQWLAWWGVRHALGTLAGGTAQLATGIDLRHETWTSRPDRLLEDGELALGLPTDRRRLSSQSNAGYVELGLPLAEPLRLDLAARLDHDAGEFSFSPRAGLRWNPSPAWSLLFSGGRGYRAPSLFERRRPPGYFGAEAVPWSPTLPACAHPVDGACLVDVQVVENTGVRAETSRNQSLGAIWSPTPALSLSLTHNRVELRNEILALRPADAGWNADTWLLDERGRLQSLRLYFDNIGRTVSRNWVLHGDYLRSSAAGQWRLSLDAVHQQTLRRRERAGNRWIDLRGHATPGTAANASLHWQGARWGSALHARYAGSTRAWPAAGSCPAAQRGNDQCSNPAQLRWNLHLDRRIGTRMTAALDVLNLLDTQPVNYLPGNGGLSAGLDDPLGRYFQLTLQFH; from the coding sequence ATGGGTACGCTGATCGACCGTCTGCGCCCGACCCTGTTGTGCCTGGCGCTGCTGGCCGTGTCGCCGGCCATGGCCGCGCCGGCGGGCGAGAAGGTGGAGTACCGGGTCGCGCGCGGTCCATTGGTGCAGGCCCTGCGCGAATGGTCGCGACAGGGCGACACCCCGCTGCTGTTCGACGCCCGCGAACTGGCCGGCCTGGACAGCGCCGGCGTCGAGGGCACGCTGCCGCCGGTGGCCGCACTGGAACACCTGCTGCAGGGACTGCCGGTCAGGCTGGCGCGCTCGCCGGCGGGCATCTTCACCGTACGCCGCCAGCAGGCAGCGCGCCGCCCCGTCCGCAAACCCACCGCTGCGCCTGCGGCGGTGGCCGCGCCAGTGGTGACGGCGCCGGAGGTCGAGCTGGCGCCGCTGCACGTCACCGGCAGCCGCCTGCCGCGCACCTCGCTGCAGACCACGATGAACGTGGAGGTGATCGAGCGCGACGACATTCGACGCAGTGGCTACGGCTCGCTGTTCGACCTGCTGCGCCACCTGCCCGGCATGAACGGGCGGCCGCCGGTGGAGGGCGCGCGCGATGGCGATTCGCCCTACCTGCCCGGCGGCGCCGCGGCGGCCACCAGCCTGGACGGGATGGGGCCGCGCGCCACCCTGTTCCTGGTCAACGGCAGGCGCCTGCCGCGCTACCCCATGGTGTCGCTGCAGCAGGGCGCCCTCACCGACCTGGGCGGCCTGCCGCTGAGCTTCGTCGAACGCATCGAACTGGTGCGCGGCGGCGCCTCGGCCATCTACGGCGCCGATGCCATGGCCGGCGTGGTCAACATCGTGCTGCGCGACCACGCCGATGGCCCGGAGGCCATGCTGCAGACCGGCACCAGCAACCAGGGCGACGGCGCCCAGTACCGGGTGCAGGCCGCCACCGGCAATGGCGCTGCCGGCGATGACTGGTTCCTCGGCATCGACCTGCAACGGGCCGACCATGTCGCCGGCGACCGCCGTGGCTGGCACCGCGAACGGCAGCGCTATCCGATCGGCCTGCTGACCCGCGACGGGTATTACCTGCCGGCCTACCTGTGCCCGTCGGGCATGCGCGAGGACAGCGGCTGCTGGTACGACAGTTCGCGCCCGCGCTCGCTGCAGCCCGCCGCCTCCACCGCCGCCGCCTACGGCCATTGGCGGCACGACGCGGGCAACGGCCTGCACGCCCATGCCGAACTGCGCGCCAGCCTTGCCCGCCAGCGCTACGAACTGGGGCCGACGGCGGCGGCGCTGCGCCTGGCCGACGGCAGCCTGATCAACCATGTGTTCCAGGAAGGCGGCAGCGTGCGCCCGGCGGTCCGCAGCCTCGAACTGGACCTTGCCGCCGGCATCGGCCGCGACCGCGGCGATGGCGGCTGGGAAGCCGGGCTGGGCCGGCAGCGCAGCGAAACCACGCTCTCGACCGAGGGCGCGGTGCGCACCGCGCGGTTGTTCGATGCCGTGGCGGACGGCTACATCCCGGGCTTCACCGCGCTGGACCCGGCACTGCGCGCGCAGTTGTTCCCGCGCAGCCGCAACCGCGGCCGCACCGACCAGTGGCTGGCGTGGTGGGGCGTGCGCCACGCCCTGGGCACGCTGGCAGGCGGTACCGCGCAACTGGCGACGGGCATCGACCTGCGGCACGAAACCTGGACCTCGCGCCCGGACCGGCTGCTCGAGGACGGCGAACTGGCGCTGGGCCTGCCCACCGACCGCCGGCGCCTTTCCAGCCAGAGCAACGCCGGCTACGTCGAACTGGGCCTGCCGCTGGCCGAGCCACTGCGCCTGGACCTGGCCGCACGGCTGGACCACGACGCCGGCGAATTCTCGTTCTCGCCGCGCGCCGGGCTGCGCTGGAACCCCTCGCCGGCGTGGTCGCTGCTGTTCTCGGGCGGCCGCGGCTACCGCGCGCCGAGCCTGTTCGAACGACGCCGCCCACCGGGCTACTTCGGCGCCGAAGCCGTGCCGTGGTCGCCCACGCTGCCAGCCTGCGCGCACCCCGTCGATGGCGCCTGCCTGGTGGACGTGCAGGTGGTGGAAAACACCGGCGTGCGCGCCGAAACCTCGCGCAACCAGAGCCTGGGCGCCATCTGGAGCCCAACGCCCGCACTCAGCCTGTCGCTCACCCACAACCGCGTCGAACTGCGCAACGAGATCCTGGCGCTGCGCCCGGCCGATGCCGGCTGGAACGCGGATACCTGGCTGCTCGACGAGCGCGGCCGGTTGCAGTCGCTGCGCCTGTATTTCGACAACATCGGGCGCACCGTGTCGCGCAACTGGGTGCTGCACGGCGACTACCTGCGCAGCTCCGCCGCCGGCCAGTGGCGACTGTCGCTGGACGCGGTCCACCAGCAGACGCTGCGCCGTCGCGAGCGCGCCGGCAACCGCTGGATCGACCTGCGTGGCCACGCCACCCCGGGCACGGCGGCCAATGCCTCGCTGCACTGGCAGGGCGCGCGCTGGGGCAGTGCGCTGCATGCGCGCTATGCCGGCAGCACCCGCGCCTGGCCGGCCGCAGGCAGCTGCCCGGCGGCGCAGCGCGGCAACGACCAGTGCAGCAACCCGGCGCAGCTGCGCTGGAACCTGCACCTGGATCGCCGCATCGGCACGCGCATGACCGCGGCGCTGGACGTCCTCAACCTGCTCGACACCCAGCCGGTGAACTACCTGCCCGGCAACGGCGGCCTGTCCGCCGGCCTGGACGATCCGCTGGGGCGCTATTTCCAGCTCACCCTGCAGTTCCACTGA
- a CDS encoding 4-hydroxy-3-methylbut-2-enyl diphosphate reductase, with translation MDVLLANPRGFCAGVDRAIEIVKRAIETLGAPIYVRHEVVHNRFVVDDLKQRGAIFVEELHEVPDGNTVIFSAHGVSQAVRDEADRRGLKVFDATCPLVTKVHFEVARHCRAGRDVVLIGHEGHPEVEGTMGQWRNEAGAGAIYLVEDEDDVAALVVGQPENLAYTTQTTLSVDDTRSVIAALRAKFPAIQGPKNDDICYATQNRQDAVRELAQQCDLVLVVGSPNSSNSNRLAELARREGVESYLIDGAHEIDPQWVAGKQRIGLTAGASAPQVLVDGVIERLRELGAGGVAELAGEPESMVFALPKELRLRLVD, from the coding sequence ATGGACGTATTGCTTGCCAACCCCCGCGGCTTCTGCGCCGGCGTCGACCGCGCCATCGAGATCGTCAAGCGCGCGATCGAGACGCTGGGCGCCCCCATCTACGTGCGTCACGAAGTCGTGCACAACCGCTTCGTGGTCGACGACCTGAAGCAGCGCGGCGCGATCTTCGTCGAGGAGCTGCACGAGGTGCCGGACGGCAACACGGTGATCTTCAGTGCGCACGGCGTGTCGCAGGCGGTGCGCGACGAGGCCGACCGGCGCGGGCTCAAGGTGTTCGACGCGACCTGCCCGCTGGTGACCAAGGTGCATTTCGAGGTCGCGCGGCATTGCCGCGCCGGCCGCGACGTGGTGCTGATCGGCCACGAGGGCCATCCCGAAGTCGAGGGCACGATGGGGCAGTGGCGCAATGAAGCCGGGGCCGGTGCGATCTACCTGGTCGAAGACGAGGACGACGTGGCCGCGCTGGTCGTTGGCCAGCCCGAGAACCTTGCCTACACCACCCAGACCACGCTGTCGGTGGACGACACCCGCAGCGTGATCGCCGCGCTGCGGGCCAAGTTCCCCGCCATCCAGGGGCCGAAGAACGACGACATCTGCTACGCCACGCAGAACCGCCAGGACGCGGTGCGCGAACTGGCGCAGCAGTGCGACCTGGTGCTGGTGGTCGGTTCGCCGAACAGTTCCAACTCCAACCGCCTGGCCGAACTGGCCCGCCGCGAGGGCGTGGAGTCGTACCTGATCGATGGCGCGCACGAGATCGACCCGCAGTGGGTGGCCGGCAAGCAGCGCATCGGCCTGACCGCCGGCGCCTCGGCGCCGCAGGTGCTGGTCGATGGCGTGATCGAGCGCCTGCGCGAACTCGGTGCCGGCGGCGTCGCCGAGCTGGCCGGCGAGCCGGAGTCGATGGTGTTCGCGCTGCCCAAGGAACTGCGCCTGCGCCTGGTCGATTGA
- a CDS encoding autotransporter outer membrane beta-barrel domain-containing protein, giving the protein MKRSVLSMALSGLLATAAVGVAGDASAMTVHVNGDRIFLSGDVTLADIVALPAMLAKAEAEGRPFREVVLRTSNGGALISGEWLQAVIRTAGLNTIVSGRCISSCSIMQSGGVERYMAGDLPTEVDSVQIHAASSGGRVTYGPSPRMFGIYTGNYGGGMDEGLLYKALFEVTQPNGLLVFADPARTNGDSVSFDPDGTGRAEETFPGQDMFNNNIMTSADYRNPGDTLRVTSNVTGDINPGYLRTGRLLQALVDDDFARWTDADYGTTYINLAVTLYNLAQNGPNGIGQFSLQDYLSDPGIQALLGSKLRLDQLDASALADSAGVISIGNGAVWRTAATTGADLMRVENGTIALEGGALRTTELRVQRAGALVGHGDIGSATIDSDAMLGITGPSWREDGFSRVVVNGLLMPRGGDLTTHGYVNIQPGSLVAFDVTEAGGAAAGRLRVGGFFDGGMNEGALVVAPGAQLALNVAEGFYGADYTRELIDGPIYMAGAYKGFQQVARLGDDAYSASIVDGEVFRPRANSLLSFNVHQSADGLWLTANTGFEQTGLFANTQSGDGLGRALAAAANSGRAGMKPLLGALQFSDRDVIRQQAGALRGDAHATLQLADAALVDSIGNVIQRHQFDMRSNGGDADGLAARAAQAASAQPGMGSSSLFSQLAMHLVEPAANGEGEGGMQSGDNRRGVGIWGRGFSTQGRIKAQGDVAGMKQNIGGIVVGADTRVADDKVALGVSVAAADMSAKGRDGSDFHGDVRALDIGGYLDAAYAKGYVTASVRYTDLRHDTRRGIAGIAGLDAPLRAKYDSDALSARVEHGLSFTTAGGTVVQPLLPVVDYTRLSNARFNEGQAVGALSGRSGSLESLRVGAGLQLFKSFHGSNGERITPHARVLWQQELGDSQARFTSAFAAAPDLTFGAASQAVGEQLLSWNLGVSSRASERLSVMFDYVGERRDGQTVNGVMLGVGYRF; this is encoded by the coding sequence ATGAAACGATCGGTATTGAGTATGGCGCTGTCCGGACTGCTGGCCACCGCCGCTGTCGGTGTGGCCGGCGACGCGAGCGCGATGACGGTCCACGTCAACGGTGACCGCATCTTCCTGAGCGGCGACGTCACCCTGGCCGACATCGTGGCGCTGCCGGCGATGCTGGCCAAGGCCGAGGCCGAAGGGCGGCCGTTCCGCGAGGTGGTGCTGCGCACGTCCAACGGCGGCGCGCTGATCAGCGGCGAATGGCTGCAGGCGGTGATCCGCACCGCCGGCCTGAACACCATCGTTTCCGGCCGCTGCATCTCTTCCTGCTCGATCATGCAGTCCGGTGGCGTCGAGCGTTACATGGCCGGCGACCTGCCGACCGAAGTGGACTCGGTGCAGATCCACGCCGCCAGCTCCGGCGGCCGCGTGACCTACGGCCCGTCGCCGCGCATGTTCGGCATCTACACCGGCAACTACGGCGGCGGCATGGACGAGGGGCTGCTGTACAAGGCGCTGTTCGAGGTGACCCAGCCCAACGGTCTGCTGGTGTTCGCCGACCCGGCGCGCACCAACGGCGACTCGGTCAGCTTCGATCCGGACGGTACCGGCCGCGCGGAAGAGACCTTCCCCGGCCAGGACATGTTCAACAACAACATCATGACCTCGGCCGACTACCGCAACCCGGGCGACACCCTGCGGGTGACGTCCAACGTGACCGGCGACATCAATCCCGGCTACCTGCGTACCGGCCGGCTGCTGCAGGCGCTGGTGGACGACGATTTCGCCCGCTGGACCGACGCCGATTACGGCACCACCTACATCAACCTGGCCGTCACGCTCTACAACCTGGCGCAGAACGGCCCCAACGGCATCGGCCAGTTCTCGCTCCAGGATTACCTGAGCGATCCGGGGATCCAGGCGCTGCTGGGCTCCAAGCTGCGGCTTGACCAGCTCGATGCCTCGGCCCTGGCCGACTCGGCCGGTGTGATCAGCATCGGCAACGGTGCGGTATGGCGGACCGCGGCCACCACCGGCGCCGACCTGATGCGCGTGGAGAACGGCACGATCGCACTGGAGGGCGGTGCCCTGCGCACCACCGAGCTGCGCGTGCAGCGCGCCGGCGCGCTGGTCGGCCATGGCGACATCGGCTCGGCGACCATCGACTCGGACGCCATGCTCGGCATCACCGGGCCGTCGTGGCGCGAGGACGGCTTCAGCCGCGTGGTCGTCAATGGCCTGCTGATGCCGCGTGGCGGCGACCTCACCACCCATGGCTACGTCAACATCCAGCCGGGCTCGCTGGTGGCCTTCGACGTGACCGAGGCCGGCGGCGCGGCCGCGGGCCGCCTGCGCGTGGGCGGGTTCTTCGACGGTGGCATGAACGAGGGCGCGCTGGTCGTGGCGCCGGGCGCACAGCTGGCGCTGAACGTGGCCGAGGGCTTCTATGGCGCCGACTACACCCGCGAGCTGATCGACGGCCCGATCTACATGGCCGGGGCCTACAAGGGCTTCCAGCAGGTCGCGCGCCTGGGCGATGACGCCTACAGCGCCAGCATCGTCGACGGCGAGGTGTTCCGCCCGCGCGCCAACTCGCTGCTGAGCTTCAACGTGCACCAGAGCGCCGATGGCCTGTGGCTGACCGCCAACACCGGCTTCGAGCAGACCGGGTTGTTCGCCAACACCCAGTCCGGCGATGGCCTGGGCCGCGCGCTGGCCGCGGCCGCCAACAGCGGTCGCGCCGGCATGAAGCCGCTGCTGGGCGCGCTGCAGTTCTCCGACCGCGACGTGATCCGGCAGCAGGCCGGTGCGCTGCGCGGCGACGCGCACGCCACCCTGCAGCTGGCCGACGCCGCGCTGGTCGACAGCATCGGCAACGTCATCCAGCGCCACCAGTTCGACATGCGCAGCAACGGTGGCGATGCCGATGGCCTGGCCGCGCGTGCGGCGCAGGCGGCGTCGGCGCAGCCGGGCATGGGCAGCAGCAGCCTGTTCAGCCAGCTGGCCATGCACCTGGTCGAGCCGGCCGCCAATGGCGAAGGCGAGGGTGGCATGCAGAGCGGCGACAACCGCCGTGGCGTCGGCATCTGGGGCCGCGGCTTCAGCACCCAGGGCCGGATCAAGGCGCAGGGCGACGTTGCCGGGATGAAGCAGAACATCGGCGGCATCGTGGTCGGCGCCGACACCCGGGTGGCCGACGACAAGGTGGCGCTGGGCGTGAGCGTGGCCGCGGCCGACATGTCGGCCAAGGGCCGCGATGGTTCGGATTTCCACGGCGACGTGCGTGCCCTGGACATCGGCGGCTACCTGGACGCGGCCTATGCCAAGGGCTACGTGACCGCCTCGGTGCGCTATACCGACCTGCGCCACGACACCCGTCGCGGCATTGCCGGCATCGCCGGCCTGGACGCCCCGCTGCGCGCCAAGTACGACAGCGACGCGCTGTCGGCGCGCGTGGAGCACGGGCTGTCGTTCACCACCGCCGGCGGCACCGTGGTGCAGCCGCTGCTGCCGGTGGTCGACTACACCCGCCTGTCCAACGCCCGCTTCAACGAAGGCCAGGCCGTGGGCGCGCTGAGCGGCCGCAGCGGCAGCCTGGAGAGCCTGCGCGTCGGCGCCGGCCTGCAGCTGTTCAAGAGCTTCCACGGCAGCAACGGCGAGCGCATCACCCCGCACGCGCGGGTGCTGTGGCAGCAGGAGCTGGGCGATTCGCAGGCCCGCTTCACCTCCGCCTTCGCCGCGGCGCCGGACCTGACCTTCGGTGCGGCCAGCCAGGCCGTGGGCGAGCAGCTGCTGTCGTGGAACCTGGGCGTCAGCAGCCGCGCCAGCGAACGCCTGTCGGTGATGTTCGACTACGTCGGCGAGCGCCGCGACGGCCAGACCGTGAACGGCGTCATGCTGGGCGTCGGCTACCGCTTCTGA
- a CDS encoding signal peptidase II has protein sequence MQAKAVKPNALIWLLVSAAVIGLDQWSKAWVLASLPEFTPVPVIEGFWNWYRTYNTGAAFSFLSDAGGWQLWFFTALAVAISGLMAFWLSRTARGNWRAALPYALVIGGAIGNVIDRQLHGHVVDFIQWYVGDHYWPSFNIADSAIVAGAIGIALSGLFDGKKREQGAGSGQ, from the coding sequence ATGCAAGCAAAGGCTGTCAAACCCAACGCATTGATCTGGCTGCTGGTGTCGGCAGCGGTCATCGGCCTGGACCAGTGGAGCAAGGCCTGGGTGCTGGCCAGCCTGCCCGAATTCACGCCGGTGCCGGTGATCGAAGGCTTCTGGAACTGGTACCGCACCTACAACACCGGCGCGGCATTCAGCTTCCTCAGCGACGCCGGCGGCTGGCAGCTGTGGTTCTTCACCGCGCTGGCGGTGGCCATCAGTGGCCTGATGGCGTTCTGGCTGTCGCGCACCGCGCGCGGCAACTGGCGCGCGGCGCTGCCGTACGCGCTGGTGATCGGCGGTGCCATCGGCAACGTCATCGACCGCCAGCTCCACGGCCACGTGGTGGACTTCATCCAGTGGTATGTCGGCGACCACTACTGGCCGTCGTTCAACATCGCCGATTCGGCGATCGTGGCCGGCGCCATCGGCATCGCCCTGTCCGGGCTGTTCGACGGGAAGAAGCGCGAACAGGGCGCCGGGAGCGGGCAATGA
- a CDS encoding isoleucine--tRNA ligase has translation MTQDYKATLHLPATEFPMRGDLPKREPGILARWEEQGIYAQLRENAKGRPLFVLHDGPPYANGQIHLGHAVNKILKDIIVKSRYLDGYDAPYVPGWDCHGLPIEIAVEKKWGKVGTKLDAGQFRQKCREYAEEQINLQRADFKRLGVIGDWDNPYKTLSFDFEANEIRALAKIVANGHLVRGAKPVHWCFDCGSALAEAEIEYQDKTSPAIDVAYTARDPQQLAARFGVTLPAGVEVAVPIWTTTPWTLPASLAVSLGADIEYALVEGPAHDGRPRWLVLAAALAERSLARYGVAEVVVHGHAKGAALENQLLAHPFYAGRDLPLLNGEHVSDTDGTGAVHTAPGHGQEDFAVSQQYGVMDAYTAAQINPVDGRGVYLPSTPPAGDVELAGVHLWKAQPLIVDVLRGNGALLAFAEIQHSYPHCWRHKTPVVFRATPQWFISMDKAGLRADAMAAIDNVGWFPGWGKARIASMVDGRPDWCISRQRTWGVPIALFTHRETGQPHPRTVELMQQVADRVQDGGIDVWYSLDPAELLGDEAAQYEKVTDILDVWFDSGVTHEGVLLARGFGKPADLYLEGSDQHRGWFQSSLLTGVAIDKAAPYRQCLTHGFTVDEHGRKMSKSLGNGIEPQEIMRTLGADILRLWIASADYSNEMSLSQEILKRNADAYRRLRNTARFLLGNLDGFDPSRHLRPLEDMVALDRWIVHRAFELQEKIKAAYASYNMAEIVQLLLNFCSVDLGSLYLDVTKDRLYTMPADSRGRRSAQSAMYRIAEAFVRWVAPILTFTADELWGYLPGEHAGNVLFTTWYDGLAPLPADAQLSAADFEQLLALREQVAKVLEPMRANGAIGAALEAEITVAASQEQAVRWQPLADELRFLFISGDVSVRPATTDEVFVSAQPTEKAKCVRCWHYRGDVGANADHPELCGRCVGNIDGAGEDRRWF, from the coding sequence GTGACCCAAGACTACAAAGCTACCCTCCACCTGCCGGCGACGGAATTCCCGATGCGCGGCGACCTGCCCAAGCGCGAGCCGGGCATCCTGGCGCGTTGGGAAGAGCAGGGCATCTACGCGCAGCTGCGCGAGAACGCCAAGGGCCGGCCGCTGTTCGTGCTGCACGACGGCCCGCCGTACGCCAACGGCCAGATCCACCTGGGCCACGCGGTCAACAAGATCCTCAAGGACATCATCGTCAAGTCGCGCTACCTGGACGGCTACGACGCGCCCTACGTGCCGGGCTGGGACTGCCATGGCCTGCCGATCGAGATCGCGGTCGAGAAGAAGTGGGGCAAGGTCGGCACCAAGCTCGATGCCGGGCAGTTCCGGCAGAAGTGCCGCGAGTACGCCGAGGAGCAGATCAACCTGCAGCGCGCCGACTTCAAGCGCCTGGGCGTGATCGGCGACTGGGACAACCCGTACAAGACGCTGAGCTTCGATTTCGAGGCCAACGAGATCCGCGCGCTGGCCAAGATCGTCGCCAACGGCCACCTGGTGCGCGGCGCCAAGCCGGTGCACTGGTGCTTCGACTGCGGCTCGGCGCTGGCCGAGGCCGAGATCGAATACCAGGACAAGACCTCGCCGGCGATCGACGTGGCCTACACCGCGCGCGATCCGCAGCAGCTGGCCGCCCGTTTCGGCGTCACGCTGCCGGCCGGGGTGGAGGTGGCGGTGCCGATCTGGACCACCACCCCGTGGACCCTGCCGGCCTCGCTGGCGGTGTCGCTGGGCGCGGACATCGAGTACGCGCTGGTCGAAGGCCCGGCCCACGACGGCCGGCCGCGCTGGCTGGTGCTGGCCGCGGCGCTGGCCGAGCGTTCGCTGGCCCGCTACGGCGTGGCCGAGGTGGTCGTGCACGGCCATGCCAAGGGCGCGGCGCTGGAGAACCAGCTGCTGGCCCACCCGTTCTACGCCGGGCGCGACCTGCCGCTGCTCAACGGCGAACATGTCTCCGATACCGACGGTACCGGTGCGGTGCACACCGCGCCCGGCCACGGCCAGGAGGACTTCGCGGTCAGCCAGCAGTACGGGGTGATGGATGCGTACACCGCCGCCCAGATCAACCCGGTCGATGGCCGTGGCGTCTACCTGCCGTCCACGCCGCCGGCCGGCGACGTCGAACTGGCCGGCGTGCACCTGTGGAAGGCGCAGCCGCTGATCGTCGACGTGCTACGCGGCAACGGCGCGCTGCTGGCCTTCGCCGAGATCCAGCACAGCTACCCGCACTGCTGGCGCCACAAGACGCCGGTGGTGTTCCGTGCCACCCCGCAGTGGTTCATCTCGATGGACAAGGCCGGGCTGCGCGCCGATGCCATGGCCGCGATCGACAACGTCGGCTGGTTCCCGGGCTGGGGCAAGGCGCGCATCGCCAGCATGGTCGATGGCCGCCCGGACTGGTGCATCAGCCGCCAGCGCACCTGGGGCGTGCCGATCGCGCTGTTCACCCACCGCGAGACCGGGCAGCCGCACCCGCGCACGGTCGAACTGATGCAGCAGGTGGCCGACCGCGTGCAGGACGGCGGCATCGACGTGTGGTACTCGCTGGATCCGGCCGAGCTGCTCGGCGACGAGGCCGCGCAGTACGAGAAGGTCACCGACATCCTCGATGTCTGGTTCGACTCGGGCGTCACCCATGAAGGGGTGCTGCTGGCGCGCGGTTTCGGCAAGCCGGCCGACCTGTACCTGGAAGGCTCGGACCAGCACCGCGGCTGGTTCCAGTCCTCGCTGCTGACCGGCGTGGCCATCGACAAGGCGGCGCCGTACAGGCAGTGCCTGACCCATGGTTTCACCGTGGACGAGCACGGCCGCAAGATGTCCAAGTCGCTGGGCAACGGCATCGAGCCGCAGGAAATCATGCGCACGCTGGGCGCGGACATCCTGCGCCTGTGGATCGCCTCGGCCGACTACAGCAACGAGATGTCGCTGTCGCAGGAGATCCTCAAGCGCAATGCCGACGCCTACCGGCGCCTGCGCAACACCGCGCGCTTCCTGCTCGGCAACCTGGACGGCTTCGATCCGTCGCGGCACCTGCGCCCGCTCGAGGACATGGTGGCGCTGGACCGCTGGATCGTGCACCGCGCATTCGAGCTGCAGGAGAAGATCAAGGCCGCCTACGCCAGCTACAACATGGCCGAGATCGTGCAGCTGCTGCTGAATTTCTGCAGCGTGGACCTGGGCTCGCTGTACCTGGACGTGACCAAGGACCGCCTGTACACGATGCCGGCCGATTCGCGCGGGCGCCGTTCGGCGCAGAGCGCGATGTACCGCATCGCCGAAGCGTTCGTGCGCTGGGTCGCGCCGATCCTGACCTTCACCGCCGACGAGCTGTGGGGCTACCTGCCGGGCGAGCATGCCGGCAACGTGCTGTTCACCACCTGGTACGACGGCCTGGCGCCGCTGCCGGCCGACGCGCAGCTGTCGGCCGCCGACTTCGAGCAGTTGCTGGCGCTGCGCGAGCAGGTGGCCAAGGTACTGGAGCCGATGCGCGCCAATGGCGCCATCGGTGCCGCGCTGGAGGCCGAGATCACCGTGGCCGCCAGCCAGGAGCAGGCGGTGCGCTGGCAGCCGCTGGCCGATGAACTGCGTTTCCTGTTCATCAGCGGCGACGTGAGCGTGCGCCCGGCGACCACCGACGAGGTGTTCGTCAGCGCCCAGCCGACCGAGAAGGCCAAGTGCGTGCGCTGCTGGCACTATCGCGGCGACGTCGGCGCCAACGCCGACCACCCGGAGCTGTGCGGCCGCTGCGTCGGCAACATCGACGGTGCCGGTGAAGACCGCCGCTGGTTCTGA